Proteins encoded together in one Leptospira semungkisensis window:
- a CDS encoding deoxyguanosinetriphosphate triphosphohydrolase, which yields MQRDRNQIIQAENSLLASYAVRQDETGVREYPEAEHPYRIPLQRDRDRVVHSSAFKRLQYKTQVFVYSVGENYRNRLTHTLEVAGISRTMATALGLNSLLAETIALAHDLGHTPFGHAGQDMLSDLMKDFGGFEHNKQSLRIVTFLETRYPSFPGLNLCGETIKGMMKHGGEYLGSHLGQERKEEGPSLEAQCADVADEIAYTSHDIDDGLEMGYLKLEELSDLHLWSDSFLKVKEEYPDLGGKVLVRSVIRELTNGMVSNMIRTIESRIHQWKISSRADLNFHFQEGKRIATYEPEYWEKVRELKSFLYRTLYRHPSVVVTSDRGRDIIESLFYHFRKQPDSIPETYRQRFETEGLERCVCDFVAGMTDRYAEEMAQSIGFKSKEA from the coding sequence GTGCAGAGAGACAGGAACCAAATCATTCAGGCAGAAAATTCTTTACTCGCTTCTTACGCTGTTCGTCAGGACGAGACCGGTGTTCGAGAATATCCGGAAGCGGAGCATCCGTATCGTATTCCCTTGCAAAGAGATAGGGATAGAGTGGTGCATTCCAGCGCGTTCAAACGATTACAATATAAGACGCAGGTTTTCGTTTATTCCGTCGGCGAGAATTACAGAAACAGGCTCACTCATACTTTAGAAGTAGCCGGCATTTCTAGAACGATGGCGACCGCCCTAGGTTTGAATTCTCTTCTTGCCGAAACAATCGCTCTCGCTCACGATCTTGGTCACACTCCTTTCGGGCATGCTGGCCAGGATATGCTCTCCGATCTGATGAAGGATTTTGGAGGGTTCGAACATAATAAACAATCTCTGAGGATCGTTACTTTCTTAGAGACACGTTATCCGTCCTTTCCTGGTCTGAATCTATGCGGTGAAACAATCAAGGGAATGATGAAGCACGGAGGAGAATATTTAGGCTCTCATCTAGGCCAAGAAAGAAAAGAAGAAGGTCCGAGCCTGGAAGCTCAATGCGCGGATGTTGCAGATGAGATTGCGTACACAAGCCATGATATCGACGACGGCTTGGAAATGGGTTATTTAAAATTAGAAGAATTGAGCGATCTACATCTTTGGTCGGATTCCTTTCTTAAAGTCAAAGAAGAATATCCGGATCTGGGTGGAAAGGTGCTTGTTCGTTCTGTGATCCGAGAGTTGACCAATGGAATGGTCTCGAATATGATCCGCACTATAGAATCCAGGATCCATCAATGGAAGATTTCTTCCAGAGCGGATCTAAACTTTCATTTTCAGGAAGGAAAGAGAATCGCGACTTACGAACCGGAATATTGGGAAAAGGTAAGAGAGCTTAAGTCTTTCTTGTACAGAACATTGTATAGGCATCCTTCCGTAGTAGTAACGAGTGATAGAGGAAGGGATATAATCGAGTCCTTATTCTATCATTTTAGAAAGCAACCGGATTCCATTCCAGAAACGTACAGACAAAGATTCGAGACAGAAGGATTAGAGCGTTGTGTCTGCGATTTTGTAGCGGGAATGACGGATCGTTACGCGGAAGAAATGGCTCAGAGTATTGGGTTTAAGTCGAAAGAGGCTTAA
- a CDS encoding enoyl-CoA hydratase/isomerase family protein gives MIDIEKNGHILELYIKTNEVNSLGRDFFHKLSTTMEEAEKDRSVKAILLSGRNDKFFSNGFNPEIFVGKSLDEIKSVLHDALSACGKVLFSSKPVVCAMNGHSMGVGAVLAIFSDYRILVEKKGRLGFPESLIGINFPSTAGYILKELVGIKTARDLLYSGKGLKADEAIEVGLVEESATPEELIPKARKWCEQFKNMAIESVIGVKVSLRDSQRLVAESLDKRDIELLSAAIATQNGQEGMKSILEKRRPVFH, from the coding sequence ATGATCGATATAGAAAAAAACGGACATATTCTTGAGCTTTATATTAAGACGAACGAGGTTAACTCGCTCGGCAGGGACTTCTTCCATAAGCTAAGTACTACGATGGAAGAGGCAGAAAAAGATCGTAGTGTGAAAGCAATCCTTCTCTCAGGAAGAAATGATAAATTCTTTTCTAACGGATTCAATCCGGAGATCTTTGTGGGGAAGAGCTTGGATGAAATCAAGAGCGTTCTTCACGATGCTTTAAGCGCTTGCGGAAAAGTTTTATTCTCCAGTAAGCCAGTGGTATGCGCGATGAACGGACATTCTATGGGAGTAGGTGCAGTGCTTGCGATCTTCTCCGATTATAGGATCCTTGTGGAGAAGAAAGGCCGTTTGGGATTTCCTGAATCTTTGATTGGTATCAATTTCCCTTCTACTGCAGGCTATATTCTTAAGGAACTAGTAGGGATCAAAACAGCTAGAGACCTTTTGTACAGCGGTAAAGGACTGAAGGCAGATGAGGCAATCGAGGTCGGCTTGGTAGAAGAAAGCGCGACCCCTGAAGAGCTAATTCCTAAGGCTAGAAAATGGTGCGAACAATTTAAGAATATGGCGATTGAATCCGTGATCGGAGTAAAAGTCTCTCTCAGGGATTCACAACGCCTTGTCGCAGAATCATTAGATAAACGTGATATAGAACTTCTTTCCGCAGCGATCGCTACCCAAAACGGCCAGGAAGGAATGAAATCCATCCTGGAGAAAAGACGACCAGTTTTTCATTAA
- a CDS encoding cysteine desulfurase family protein gives MKRIKYFDYNATHPPLPGLLSKIFADYEEDFFNPSGPTRFSLARQGRIEEARKTLSSLTGCDPKGFVFVSSGTEANYSLAYFIRSLAPKIVYLSPFEHSSMYSAFESAKIPVQILQTDKSGLISITQLDSFLKEDPGPVCIIHAGNETGVIQPLEKISELCSTYKVPFFSDIIQSFGKISIPFSLLDGFTFSGHKIGGGLGSSVLWFQPKYLKEGGIFQGGNQENGHRAGTENSPAILALSEAALIQFQEMEKKDLRLKEFRVKIEACLKELGAEIVSEASPRLHSTTFTLLPFDDLDFFMMGMEERGFALSTGSSCKSRSREAAPSLLAMGYSQEEALRAIRISTGLFTTTEEVDSLISALTEVIRSIG, from the coding sequence ATGAAAAGAATTAAGTATTTCGACTATAATGCGACTCACCCTCCTCTTCCAGGTTTGCTCTCTAAAATATTCGCAGACTATGAAGAAGATTTTTTCAATCCTTCTGGCCCGACTCGCTTTTCACTCGCTCGACAAGGAAGAATAGAAGAAGCTCGGAAAACCTTAAGCTCACTGACCGGCTGCGATCCAAAAGGTTTTGTTTTCGTTTCTTCTGGAACGGAAGCAAACTATTCACTCGCCTATTTTATTCGTTCTCTTGCGCCAAAGATTGTCTATTTATCTCCTTTCGAACATTCCTCCATGTATTCTGCGTTCGAAAGCGCTAAAATTCCAGTGCAGATCTTACAAACGGATAAATCTGGACTCATTTCTATCACTCAACTGGATTCTTTTCTAAAAGAAGATCCAGGCCCAGTATGCATTATCCATGCGGGGAATGAAACAGGAGTCATCCAGCCCTTGGAGAAGATCTCAGAACTTTGCTCTACATATAAGGTGCCATTCTTCTCGGATATCATCCAATCTTTCGGCAAAATCTCCATACCATTTTCTCTTTTAGATGGATTCACTTTCTCCGGGCATAAGATAGGAGGAGGTTTGGGTTCTTCCGTTCTTTGGTTCCAACCAAAATACCTAAAAGAAGGAGGAATCTTCCAGGGAGGAAATCAAGAGAACGGACATAGAGCCGGAACAGAAAACTCACCTGCAATCCTCGCACTTTCAGAAGCGGCCCTTATCCAATTCCAAGAGATGGAAAAGAAAGATCTGCGCTTAAAAGAATTCAGAGTGAAAATAGAAGCCTGCCTGAAAGAGTTGGGAGCCGAGATCGTTTCAGAAGCTTCCCCAAGACTTCACTCTACTACTTTTACACTTTTGCCATTCGACGATCTGGATTTCTTCATGATGGGAATGGAAGAAAGAGGATTTGCATTGTCTACAGGATCATCCTGCAAGTCCAGATCTAGAGAAGCAGCGCCTTCTCTTCTTGCCATGGGTTACTCCCAAGAAGAAGCGTTACGCGCCATTCGAATTTCCACCGGATTATTTACTACTACAGAAGAAGTGGATTCCTTGATCTCTGCCTTAACTGAAGTGATCCGTTCTATAGGATAG
- a CDS encoding FAD-binding oxidoreductase: MFYHELNSKIDYTRSNLRWNAWGANDQDFGRKAQMPEILDLLKREFQMEAIRETPAVELENIDLPKSKLSPSDLKSLGSIVGKNNLKVDRFERVFHSAGKSYYDVLRLHTNKLKSFVDGVVYPQKDSEIIKILEYCSKNKITIIPFGGGSSVVGGLEVIKGKGQKAVLSLDTTRMVDLVSFDPISLTATFQAGIYGPKLEYGLNLKGYTLGHFPQSFEYSTLGGWVAARSAGQQSNRYGKIEEIISSVKLISPSGVVETLRAPAASIGPDWNQIVAGSEGLLGIITEVTVKIHKIPETRKYFGLVFPEMRSSLNFIRKANHAEIKTSMLRLSDASETRLYEYLGQLGKKNTPLRILKNLIQNAVLKWKGLGEGKCVVLVGLDGSRLEVARSFEALKPLWKKAGALYAGEKLGQSWIHGRFNMPYLRNHIMQFGMGVDTMETSTTYDRLEDLHQAGLAALETSIPGSRAMCHLSHSYHDGACLYYTILFPMDEKKPEEQWFKMKRKVSDTFAAHKAPISHHHGVGFDHKSWYQNTLGKVGVEGLNGLKKVLDKKEILNPGKLFHS; the protein is encoded by the coding sequence ATGTTTTATCACGAGCTGAATTCCAAGATCGATTATACAAGATCCAATCTGAGATGGAATGCTTGGGGAGCAAACGACCAGGATTTCGGAAGAAAGGCCCAGATGCCTGAAATCTTGGATCTCTTAAAAAGAGAATTCCAGATGGAGGCGATCCGAGAGACTCCAGCCGTAGAGTTGGAGAATATTGACTTACCTAAATCCAAGCTGAGTCCTTCTGACCTAAAGAGCCTAGGCTCAATCGTAGGCAAAAACAATCTGAAAGTGGATCGTTTCGAGAGAGTTTTTCACTCTGCCGGAAAAAGTTATTACGATGTTCTAAGACTTCATACTAACAAATTGAAATCATTCGTAGACGGAGTCGTTTATCCTCAAAAAGATTCCGAGATCATTAAAATTTTAGAATATTGTTCCAAGAATAAGATCACGATCATTCCTTTCGGAGGAGGTTCTTCCGTAGTAGGCGGTCTTGAGGTAATCAAGGGCAAGGGCCAAAAAGCAGTACTTTCATTAGATACAACCAGAATGGTTGATCTAGTGAGTTTCGATCCGATCAGTCTGACTGCCACCTTCCAAGCAGGGATCTACGGGCCCAAGCTTGAATACGGATTAAATCTAAAAGGATATACTCTAGGACATTTTCCTCAGTCCTTCGAATATTCTACCTTAGGAGGTTGGGTAGCAGCAAGAAGTGCCGGCCAACAATCCAATCGTTATGGAAAGATCGAAGAGATCATCTCTTCCGTAAAACTGATCAGTCCATCCGGAGTGGTAGAAACCTTAAGAGCTCCTGCGGCCTCCATCGGCCCCGACTGGAATCAGATCGTAGCGGGAAGCGAAGGCTTACTTGGTATCATCACCGAAGTGACCGTAAAGATCCATAAAATCCCGGAAACCCGTAAATACTTCGGACTCGTATTTCCAGAGATGCGTTCTTCTTTGAATTTTATTCGAAAGGCAAATCATGCAGAGATCAAAACTTCCATGCTTAGACTTTCAGATGCAAGCGAGACAAGACTCTATGAGTATTTGGGTCAATTAGGAAAGAAGAATACTCCTCTCCGCATCCTTAAGAATCTCATCCAAAATGCAGTATTAAAATGGAAGGGCCTTGGAGAAGGAAAATGTGTCGTTCTAGTCGGTCTCGACGGTTCCCGTTTGGAAGTAGCACGCTCTTTCGAGGCTCTAAAACCTCTTTGGAAAAAAGCAGGAGCATTGTATGCGGGAGAGAAATTGGGACAGAGCTGGATCCATGGTAGATTCAATATGCCTTATCTAAGAAACCATATCATGCAGTTCGGAATGGGAGTAGATACGATGGAAACTTCTACCACCTATGATAGACTCGAAGATCTACACCAGGCGGGCCTTGCAGCTCTCGAAACTTCTATCCCAGGCTCCAGAGCAATGTGCCATCTTTCTCATAGCTATCATGACGGCGCGTGTTTGTATTATACGATCCTATTCCCTATGGATGAGAAGAAACCCGAAGAGCAATGGTTCAAGATGAAGCGCAAGGTATCAGATACATTCGCTGCTCACAAGGCTCCGATCAGTCACCATCACGGAGTAGGATTCGATCACAAGTCTTGGTATCAAAACACCTTAGGTAAGGTGGGAGTAGAAGGTCTGAACGGACTCAAGAAAGTCTTGGATAAAAAAGAAATCTTGAATCCGGGCAAACTATTTCATTCTTAA
- a CDS encoding tetratricopeptide repeat protein has translation MKHASIIPILLVSTLGIGPLLASPLNSGSILVCRDTDSSGKARSVWPAFFYSLGLESMNKARLSEGRERAELITESIRNYEKYLKCSESLGAPVSAVSRWNKALAHYYIGQWKEAILETELAEKADPNFKESYILKGTILLNGGEYDKAASYLEANLSRFSDDPDIYYLLSSAELALKNDAKSVLYLSSLRDLIKQKDSNPKYPEFVYLSLGKTYFNLGQNTKALFYISGYLEMRPENWEVRFLLARILDQLGKFAQAKRQLQRILQEIQGNSSVELMLGEMYFIESRSMAAGYFEELKKKGKLSKEGVLFGLYSILNSNYSEGRRILFPLKEKSPRRLSVRLGIIEILKRDPNISKKEYTKELVEVAGIALQSQLINLSETLLLEAIQITAKEGDDKAVLAEEYDFLASVYEQSGSVFRSIISVRKAIENAQTKEDSRKYELHLAYLLRGNPPGKIQESEEMIQSILKQDPKNHYAYYLLGIVLLQSEKLQESKNAFSEAISLEPKSAVYYFYRATALEKLGKLKDMEADLRKSMELDPENPISYNYLGYHYSEKGIQLDEALELVHRAVELAPDNEAYQDSLGWIYYKKGRIEEALLHLNLAYQILQDKNDFDPTICEHLGDVHYERKDFAETKRFWEKSENLYQKKEDKERIREKLGRLRTNSISTKP, from the coding sequence ATGAAACACGCAAGCATTATTCCAATTCTTCTGGTATCGACACTCGGTATCGGTCCTCTCCTTGCTTCTCCCCTGAATTCAGGATCCATCCTTGTCTGCAGAGACACAGATTCTAGCGGAAAGGCACGTTCTGTTTGGCCCGCATTCTTCTATTCTTTAGGATTGGAGAGCATGAATAAGGCTCGTCTTTCTGAAGGAAGAGAAAGAGCCGAACTGATCACGGAATCCATCCGGAACTATGAGAAATATCTGAAATGCTCCGAATCCTTGGGAGCTCCGGTTTCTGCGGTTTCCAGATGGAACAAGGCATTGGCCCATTATTATATCGGCCAATGGAAGGAAGCGATTCTCGAGACGGAGCTCGCAGAAAAGGCGGATCCGAATTTTAAAGAATCCTATATCTTAAAGGGAACCATCCTTCTGAACGGAGGAGAATATGATAAAGCGGCTTCTTATTTAGAAGCGAATCTGAGCAGATTTTCAGATGATCCGGACATTTATTATCTTCTTAGTTCTGCGGAGCTTGCTCTTAAGAATGATGCAAAGTCTGTTCTGTATTTAAGCTCACTTCGAGATCTGATCAAGCAAAAGGATAGCAATCCAAAGTATCCGGAGTTTGTGTATTTATCCTTAGGCAAAACCTATTTCAATCTGGGACAAAATACAAAGGCTCTCTTCTATATTTCCGGTTATCTGGAGATGAGACCTGAGAATTGGGAGGTCCGATTTCTTCTGGCAAGAATCCTAGACCAACTAGGCAAGTTTGCACAAGCAAAGAGACAGTTGCAAAGGATCTTGCAAGAGATCCAAGGCAATTCCTCCGTGGAGCTTATGCTCGGGGAGATGTATTTTATAGAGAGCCGTTCCATGGCTGCAGGATACTTTGAGGAATTGAAGAAGAAGGGAAAACTATCCAAGGAAGGGGTTTTATTCGGCCTCTATTCCATTCTGAACTCCAATTACTCGGAAGGAAGGAGGATCCTTTTTCCTCTGAAAGAAAAATCCCCTAGAAGACTTTCCGTGAGATTGGGGATCATAGAAATATTAAAGAGAGATCCGAATATTAGTAAAAAAGAATATACTAAGGAACTCGTAGAAGTGGCCGGGATCGCTCTTCAGTCCCAGCTAATCAATCTCTCCGAAACACTCCTCTTAGAGGCGATTCAGATCACCGCTAAGGAAGGAGATGACAAGGCAGTACTTGCAGAAGAATACGATTTTCTAGCGAGCGTATACGAACAGTCTGGTTCCGTTTTTAGATCTATTATCTCGGTAAGAAAGGCGATTGAGAACGCTCAAACCAAAGAAGATTCTAGAAAATACGAATTGCATCTTGCCTATCTTTTAAGAGGAAATCCTCCCGGAAAGATCCAAGAATCCGAAGAGATGATCCAAAGCATCTTGAAGCAGGATCCGAAAAATCACTACGCGTATTATCTTTTAGGGATTGTTCTTCTTCAGTCGGAGAAATTGCAGGAGAGTAAAAACGCATTCAGCGAAGCGATCTCCTTAGAACCTAAATCTGCAGTGTACTATTTCTACCGAGCCACTGCTCTTGAAAAATTGGGCAAGTTAAAAGATATGGAAGCGGATCTTCGGAAATCCATGGAATTGGATCCCGAAAATCCGATCTCTTATAACTATCTAGGATATCATTATTCGGAGAAAGGGATCCAACTGGATGAAGCATTAGAATTAGTTCATAGAGCCGTGGAACTCGCTCCAGATAACGAAGCCTACCAAGATAGTCTAGGTTGGATCTATTATAAGAAGGGAAGGATAGAAGAAGCGCTTTTGCATTTGAATCTGGCTTATCAGATTCTGCAGGATAAGAACGATTTTGATCCTACAATTTGTGAGCATCTAGGAGATGTTCATTATGAAAGAAAGGATTTTGCGGAAACGAAAAGATTCTGGGAAAAATCGGAAAATCTCTATCAAAAGAAAGAAGACAAAGAGAGAATTCGGGAAAAATTGGGAAGGCTAAGAACGAATTCGATATCGACCAAGCCTTGA
- a CDS encoding glycerol-3-phosphate dehydrogenase/oxidase, with amino-acid sequence MSKISPKNNQTSPLSSQVFDTLVIGGGITGATTLWDSSLRGLKAVLIEKNDFASGTTQATSKLIHGGLRYLKNAEFGLVRESLRERRILAKISPHAIKTLGFIIPIYSRAEKWITHIGLGMYDVFSYDKNREISSDAWIPKYRFLSKEETILEAPSLPREGLKGGFLYYDYQNTNPERHTCEFIFSAEKKGGLALNYTELVAISRQGEVYQAIVKDKRTGKSYPLFAKTIVNAAGPWADFVESLAGVGMDKVLVRSKGIHIVTRSLTVSKTIVLKKRDKTHMFVIPWRGKTIIGTTDTVFSDSPDHFKVTRSDIQGLLEEINFAYGYSDLTEEDVDFYYGGMRPLVEDPGEKSDTYNASRKTEILDHKEKGLPGFFTALGGKYTTSRHLAEKITDKLCEFLPGSYHPCETAQIPLSSGEFSDHSSLVKSLSKKYSKLDGEYLETLASRYGSLAYEVLKLHKSGEGSATLSNGEEFSASEIRYIASKEKVEKATDFFFRRSGVGVPGIPSAENLRWIIDQLGKTLGWNPARKKSETSEVVARYKF; translated from the coding sequence ATGTCCAAAATTTCTCCAAAAAATAACCAAACTTCTCCTCTTTCGTCTCAAGTATTCGATACCTTAGTGATAGGGGGAGGGATTACGGGAGCGACTACTCTTTGGGATTCTAGTTTAAGAGGATTGAAGGCCGTTCTAATCGAAAAGAACGACTTTGCTTCCGGAACTACCCAAGCTACTTCCAAATTGATCCATGGAGGATTGCGTTATCTAAAGAATGCTGAATTTGGACTTGTAAGAGAATCTTTGAGAGAGAGAAGAATTCTAGCAAAGATCAGTCCTCATGCGATAAAGACATTGGGTTTTATCATCCCTATCTATTCCAGAGCGGAGAAATGGATCACTCATATAGGACTAGGAATGTATGATGTATTTTCCTATGATAAGAATAGAGAGATCAGTTCGGATGCTTGGATCCCCAAATATAGATTCCTTTCAAAAGAAGAAACCATATTAGAAGCGCCTTCTTTGCCGAGAGAAGGATTGAAAGGTGGATTTTTATATTATGATTATCAAAATACAAATCCGGAAAGGCATACATGTGAGTTTATCTTTTCTGCAGAGAAGAAGGGCGGGCTCGCTCTAAATTATACTGAGCTCGTAGCGATCTCCAGACAAGGAGAAGTATATCAGGCAATCGTAAAGGACAAGAGAACAGGCAAATCCTATCCGCTTTTTGCAAAGACGATCGTTAATGCGGCGGGACCTTGGGCGGATTTCGTGGAATCTCTCGCGGGTGTTGGAATGGACAAGGTGCTTGTACGCTCTAAAGGGATTCATATAGTCACAAGATCTCTTACCGTTTCGAAGACGATCGTTCTAAAGAAAAGGGACAAGACCCACATGTTTGTGATCCCTTGGAGAGGAAAGACTATCATCGGTACCACAGATACCGTCTTCTCCGATTCCCCGGATCATTTCAAGGTGACTAGATCGGATATACAGGGTCTATTAGAGGAAATTAATTTTGCGTACGGCTATTCGGATCTTACCGAAGAGGACGTGGATTTCTACTATGGAGGAATGAGACCTTTGGTAGAAGATCCCGGAGAAAAATCGGATACCTACAACGCTTCTCGCAAAACGGAGATCCTAGATCATAAAGAAAAAGGACTTCCCGGATTTTTTACTGCTTTGGGAGGAAAATATACCACAAGCAGACACCTAGCGGAGAAGATTACAGACAAACTTTGCGAGTTCTTGCCTGGCTCTTATCATCCTTGTGAAACGGCGCAGATCCCATTGTCTTCCGGAGAATTCTCGGATCATTCTTCTCTTGTGAAGTCTCTTTCTAAAAAATATTCCAAGCTGGACGGAGAATATCTGGAGACATTGGCATCTAGATACGGAAGCCTCGCTTATGAAGTACTGAAGCTCCATAAATCAGGAGAAGGTTCTGCTACTCTGTCTAACGGAGAAGAGTTCAGTGCTTCGGAAATCCGTTATATCGCTTCCAAAGAGAAGGTAGAGAAGGCAACCGATTTCTTCTTTAGAAGATCAGGAGTGGGTGTACCAGGAATTCCTTCTGCAGAAAATCTGCGGTGGATTATCGATCAGCTTGGAAAGACGCTTGGCTGGAATCCTGCCCGAAAGAAATCGGAAACTTCGGAAGTGGTTGCCAGATACAAATTCTAA
- a CDS encoding SpoIIE family protein phosphatase, producing MSFEPSLTDRLRSKWNFFLSIFKADLDRATFQKEYIQDLQRQARSLQYPGALLGIFVWLGFAFGTDQKLHPEFPELFYFRIGFTILSFVSLIVFLLDTLFKIPTRKYGLEFAYLFLGYLTICTSFFTGRIADDPNYVSGLQIALITMVFVPLPLRSYYILLILSIIAFLGSAFIYSPNLSTVQASYSMQNLGIAYLLTFVFSIILERYRFVSFVSRFKILESNKEISEKMLQIQSLKEKQDGDYFLTALLLSPLIKLEQTGNSSVKVEFVLDQYKKFSFKDKDYELGGDFLSAYTIHLQGKEYTAFINGDAMGKSIQGAGGALVLGSVFNSIISRTRLSPEIQTRSPERWLKEAFIDLQNVFETFDGFMLVSAIFGIVDHSSGTLYYINAEHPWPVLYRDGKATFLGLESNIRKLGISEIFGSKIQVQTFRLMPGDIVFCGSDGRDDLVLEEDFSGKRIINEDETEFLSSVEESGGDIKTIRKSLIRKGKLSDDLSILSISYLPSRNPFLEDKNSIQEADSLAQKSDFAGAIRILEESVKQSRSKGLRHSPQAAKLLSKWYDKISKFKESAIWAEKVLDWDPSETEFLFITSILWKKAYAGSRNLELLRSASELGEKLRVRQPNHLKNLINLADIYRLLGNSFRAKKLLEEASALSPNDPKIAELKKKLDPSAS from the coding sequence ATGTCATTTGAACCTTCCCTAACCGATCGTTTGCGAAGTAAATGGAATTTCTTTCTATCTATCTTCAAAGCTGATCTAGATAGAGCAACATTTCAGAAAGAATACATTCAAGATCTGCAAAGGCAGGCGAGAAGCTTACAATATCCAGGTGCCCTACTCGGGATTTTTGTCTGGCTAGGCTTTGCCTTTGGCACGGACCAAAAACTTCACCCTGAATTTCCTGAGCTTTTCTATTTCAGGATCGGATTCACCATCCTAAGCTTTGTTTCCTTAATCGTATTTCTTTTAGATACTCTCTTTAAGATTCCTACCAGAAAGTACGGCTTAGAGTTTGCTTATCTATTTTTGGGCTACTTAACCATCTGTACTTCCTTTTTTACCGGAAGAATTGCGGACGACCCGAACTACGTTTCAGGTTTGCAGATAGCACTGATAACAATGGTGTTTGTGCCCCTTCCCCTTAGATCGTATTATATTTTATTAATACTTTCTATTATTGCTTTTTTAGGCTCTGCCTTTATCTATTCCCCGAATTTAAGCACCGTGCAGGCATCTTATTCCATGCAAAATCTTGGAATCGCCTATCTTCTCACGTTCGTCTTTTCAATCATTTTGGAAAGATATCGCTTCGTTAGCTTTGTGAGTAGATTCAAGATTCTCGAAAGTAATAAAGAGATCTCCGAAAAGATGCTCCAGATCCAAAGCTTGAAGGAAAAACAGGACGGGGATTATTTCTTAACTGCTCTTCTTCTTTCTCCCCTCATTAAATTGGAGCAGACCGGAAATTCTTCCGTAAAAGTAGAATTTGTCTTAGATCAGTACAAAAAATTCTCATTTAAAGATAAGGATTACGAACTTGGCGGGGACTTCTTAAGCGCATATACGATCCATCTACAAGGGAAAGAATACACTGCATTCATCAACGGAGATGCAATGGGCAAATCCATCCAGGGAGCAGGAGGAGCCTTGGTCCTCGGTTCCGTATTCAATTCGATTATCAGTAGAACCAGGCTGTCTCCGGAGATCCAAACACGTTCTCCTGAGCGTTGGCTAAAAGAAGCGTTTATCGATCTACAGAATGTTTTTGAGACATTTGATGGGTTTATGTTAGTGTCCGCAATTTTTGGGATTGTGGATCATTCTTCTGGAACATTATATTATATTAATGCAGAACATCCATGGCCTGTACTATACAGAGATGGAAAGGCAACTTTCTTAGGATTAGAATCCAATATCCGCAAGCTTGGTATTTCGGAGATATTCGGAAGTAAGATCCAGGTCCAGACCTTTCGCCTCATGCCTGGAGACATCGTATTCTGCGGTTCGGACGGAAGAGACGATCTAGTCTTAGAGGAAGATTTTTCCGGAAAAAGGATCATCAACGAGGACGAGACCGAGTTCTTGAGTTCGGTCGAAGAAAGCGGAGGCGATATCAAAACGATTCGCAAGTCACTCATCCGTAAAGGAAAGCTTTCAGATGATTTAAGTATATTATCGATTTCTTATTTGCCTAGTCGAAACCCTTTCTTAGAAGACAAGAATTCCATCCAAGAAGCGGACTCTCTGGCTCAAAAAAGTGATTTTGCAGGCGCAATTCGGATTTTAGAAGAAAGCGTGAAGCAAAGCAGATCGAAAGGGCTCCGACATTCTCCTCAAGCCGCAAAATTACTCTCTAAATGGTATGATAAGATCTCTAAATTCAAAGAGTCCGCTATCTGGGCGGAGAAGGTCCTAGACTGGGATCCTTCCGAAACTGAGTTCTTGTTTATTACTTCCATTCTTTGGAAGAAGGCGTATGCGGGATCTCGAAATTTAGAACTTCTAAGATCCGCTTCCGAACTGGGAGAAAAACTCCGGGTCAGACAGCCCAATCATCTGAAGAACCTAATCAATCTTGCGGATATATACCGCTTGTTAGGCAATTCATTCCGAGCCAAAAAATTATTGGAAGAAGCATCTGCTCTTTCTCCCAACGATCCCAAAATTGCAGAACTAAAGAAGAAGCTAGACCCTTCCGCATCATAG